A portion of the Oxynema aestuarii AP17 genome contains these proteins:
- a CDS encoding DEAD/DEAH box helicase family protein, giving the protein MNLAELDLKEDYRSDRDNLIDDFYIPCLAKAILYRRAVGFFSSSSMAIAAKGLTALIRSGGKMQLITSPKLSSEDTHAIAMGLQQREEIIARAIARELDREFEKIVGDRLACLAWLLARDILEIKLAITKAVNGYGIYHEKLGIFTDRNNNSVAFTGSANESSSGLIANFECIDVFCSWSSEVRSRVLRKVEDFDRLWNNRTDNVEVIEFPEAARRSLLRMAPDRPPTEERYEVTFNQFSVSEARDNYNLKSSKKQNTWRHQSEAIEIFLDHCHGVLEMATGTGKTRTALEILKKLVELNAIDSVIITTIGTDLLDRWTKQLYRIATCLTMGAGIPRFYRR; this is encoded by the coding sequence TTGAATTTAGCTGAGTTAGACCTTAAAGAAGATTATCGGAGCGATCGCGATAATTTGATTGACGATTTTTACATCCCTTGCTTGGCAAAAGCAATACTTTATCGACGCGCCGTCGGTTTTTTTTCAAGCAGTTCGATGGCAATTGCCGCCAAAGGGTTGACGGCTTTAATTCGTTCGGGCGGTAAAATGCAATTAATTACGTCTCCGAAGTTATCTTCAGAAGATACTCACGCGATCGCGATGGGATTGCAACAACGCGAAGAAATTATTGCGCGGGCGATCGCGAGAGAACTCGATCGAGAATTTGAAAAGATTGTAGGCGATCGTCTGGCTTGTTTGGCTTGGTTGTTAGCACGAGATATTCTCGAAATCAAATTAGCGATTACCAAAGCTGTCAATGGTTATGGAATTTATCATGAAAAACTGGGAATTTTTACAGATCGAAACAATAACAGTGTTGCTTTTACTGGTTCTGCGAATGAAAGCTCTTCCGGTTTAATTGCCAATTTTGAATGTATCGATGTTTTTTGCTCTTGGTCTTCAGAAGTGCGATCGAGAGTTTTACGAAAAGTTGAAGACTTCGATCGCCTCTGGAATAATAGAACTGACAATGTAGAAGTTATTGAATTTCCGGAAGCCGCGCGGCGATCGCTGCTGAGAATGGCACCCGATCGCCCACCGACTGAGGAAAGATATGAGGTAACATTCAATCAGTTTTCGGTATCTGAAGCTCGGGATAATTATAATTTAAAATCATCTAAAAAACAGAATACTTGGCGACACCAAAGCGAAGCAATTGAAATATTTCTAGACCACTGTCACGGTGTTTTAGAAATGGCAACAGGAACCGGGAAAACGCGAACTGCATTAGAAATTTTAAAAAAACTTGTCGAGTTGAATGCAATTGATTCAGTTATCATTACTACTATCGGCACAGATCTTTTAGATCGATGGACTAAACAGCTATATCGCATCGCAACTTGTTTAACAATGGGAGCGGGAATTCCCCGATTCTACCGAAGGTGA
- a CDS encoding MlaE family lipid ABC transporter permease subunit — protein MNKKKSQSSLTQWMRRSFAAIMLGGQVIYHLLSGKIHRRNTLEQLAAVGPDSLLIALITAAFVGMVFTIQVSREFINFGAGSAVGGVLAIALARELAPVLTAVILAGRVGSAFAAELGTMQVTEQIDALYILKTDPIDYLVIPRFLACCIMLPILTLFSLVTGLVGGLFIATNLYSLSQTMFLESIRNFLDIWDILSAGIKGLFFGGLIATIGCSWGLTTTGGAKGVGQSTTTAVVTSLLAIFIANFFLSWLMFQGMGQGGGL, from the coding sequence TTGAATAAAAAGAAATCTCAATCCAGCTTGACCCAATGGATGCGGCGATCGTTCGCCGCGATCATGCTCGGCGGTCAAGTCATCTATCACCTACTCTCCGGCAAAATCCACCGTCGCAACACCCTCGAACAACTCGCCGCCGTCGGTCCGGACTCCCTGCTGATCGCCCTAATTACCGCCGCCTTCGTCGGGATGGTCTTCACCATCCAAGTGTCGCGAGAATTCATTAACTTCGGCGCCGGGAGTGCGGTGGGTGGGGTCCTCGCGATCGCCCTCGCCAGAGAACTCGCCCCCGTCCTGACCGCCGTCATCCTCGCGGGTCGCGTCGGTTCCGCCTTCGCCGCCGAGCTCGGTACCATGCAAGTGACCGAACAAATTGACGCCCTCTACATCCTCAAAACCGATCCGATCGATTACCTCGTGATTCCGCGTTTTCTCGCTTGTTGCATCATGTTGCCGATCTTGACCTTGTTTTCTCTAGTCACGGGTCTAGTCGGCGGGCTGTTCATCGCCACCAATCTCTACAGCTTGTCGCAAACCATGTTTCTCGAATCGATTCGCAACTTTTTAGATATTTGGGATATCCTCAGCGCCGGAATTAAAGGCTTATTTTTTGGCGGTTTAATTGCCACGATCGGCTGTAGCTGGGGCTTGACCACCACAGGCGGAGCGAAAGGCGTCGGACAATCCACCACCACCGCCGTCGTCACCTCCTTACTCGCGATTTTTATTGCGAATTTCTTCCTTTCCTGGCTGATGTTCCAAGGAATGGGTCAGGGAGGCGGCTTGTAG
- a CDS encoding DNA phosphorothioation-associated protein 4 produces the protein MQYRSDRQNRRSLYFMLNHGKYGKYIIIASALRFSPISILMGSYRVKVAKDKAELVKALTDDDNKEGPFSTYADVLAFAAALGAKRHQRIPVQQAAKREPSPIPTEIFISRGYDFLFKLLAIVELGNPNIISPTDPNAEAQRGQIFEEYANGGLEVLREELRGAIDYSDKLALLLIGERFKEDEHGQKEFDLSRFL, from the coding sequence TTGCAATATCGGAGCGATCGCCAAAACAGGCGATCGCTCTATTTTATGCTCAATCACGGCAAATATGGTAAATATATTATTATTGCATCTGCCCTTCGGTTCAGCCCGATTTCGATCCTCATGGGTTCCTATCGCGTTAAAGTGGCGAAAGATAAAGCCGAATTAGTCAAAGCCCTCACCGACGACGACAATAAAGAGGGGCCTTTTTCCACTTATGCTGACGTGTTAGCTTTTGCGGCGGCGTTAGGCGCCAAGCGACACCAACGGATCCCGGTACAACAAGCGGCGAAGCGCGAACCCTCCCCCATTCCGACGGAAATTTTCATTTCGCGCGGCTATGATTTTCTCTTCAAGTTACTGGCGATCGTCGAACTCGGCAACCCCAATATTATTTCACCCACGGATCCGAATGCGGAAGCTCAACGCGGTCAGATTTTCGAGGAATACGCCAATGGAGGTTTGGAGGTCTTGCGTGAGGAACTGCGCGGGGCGATCGATTATTCCGACAAGTTAGCGTTGTTGTTGATTGGAGAACGTTTTAAGGAAGACGAACACGGACAAAAAGAGTTCGATTTAAGTCGATTTTTGTAG
- a CDS encoding RNA-guided endonuclease InsQ/TnpB family protein, giving the protein MFKAYKYRIYPTHKQQATLAKSFGCCRWYWNYALNLCQETYQSTGKGLSRGYLQGLLPALKKEYPWLKEDVYSQCLQVVALNLSTAYRNFFEKRAKLPRFKSKQGRQSISYPQNVKFEGNYIKLPKVGLVRCRQHRSFEGKIKTVTLSKNPDGKYYASVLVEGKKEPPLLSTEGKAIGIDLGLTDFAMTSEGSKYNNPKHFDKHARNLKRKQQKHARKRKGSNNRNKSRVKVAKIHTKISRCREDFLHKLSRKIVNENQVIVVESPLTPLNKGGTKGGIGMVRHHQLAKAISDVGWGMFCTMLKYKAESEGKVDLEVDRLFPSSKTCHVCLNQVKTLPLDVRSWTCEHCQTHHDRDINAAINLKNEGLRILELGTRSTALGGDLRRGGRTSVLSSAVPSEEGSRYCNL; this is encoded by the coding sequence ATGTTCAAGGCGTACAAATACCGCATCTATCCAACCCACAAGCAACAAGCGACTTTAGCCAAGAGCTTTGGTTGCTGTCGTTGGTATTGGAACTATGCGTTAAATTTGTGCCAAGAGACTTATCAATCGACCGGGAAAGGTCTATCGAGGGGTTATCTTCAGGGATTATTACCTGCCCTCAAAAAGGAATACCCTTGGCTTAAAGAAGATGTCTATTCCCAATGCTTGCAAGTCGTGGCGTTGAACTTATCGACCGCGTATCGAAACTTCTTTGAGAAACGGGCAAAATTACCCCGATTCAAATCCAAGCAGGGAAGGCAATCTATCAGTTATCCTCAAAATGTTAAGTTTGAGGGAAACTACATCAAACTGCCTAAAGTTGGGTTAGTGCGTTGTCGTCAGCATCGAAGTTTTGAGGGAAAAATCAAAACTGTAACCCTCTCCAAAAATCCAGATGGTAAATATTATGCTTCAGTTTTGGTAGAGGGTAAAAAAGAACCTCCCCTCCTCTCAACTGAAGGAAAAGCAATTGGCATTGATTTAGGGCTGACCGATTTTGCGATGACCAGTGAGGGGTCGAAATATAATAATCCCAAGCATTTTGATAAACACGCGCGAAACCTAAAAAGAAAACAGCAAAAACACGCTCGAAAAAGGAAAGGCAGCAACAACCGCAATAAATCGCGGGTAAAAGTTGCTAAGATTCACACCAAAATAAGTCGCTGTCGTGAAGATTTTCTCCACAAGCTATCCCGTAAGATAGTGAACGAAAACCAAGTGATTGTGGTCGAATCCCCCCTAACCCCCCTTAATAAGGGGGGAACTAAAGGGGGGATAGGCATGGTTCGCCATCACCAACTCGCCAAAGCGATTAGTGATGTCGGTTGGGGGATGTTTTGTACGATGTTAAAGTACAAGGCTGAATCAGAAGGAAAAGTTGATCTAGAAGTCGATCGATTGTTTCCTTCTTCTAAAACCTGCCATGTATGCCTCAATCAAGTCAAAACCTTACCTCTCGATGTGAGAAGCTGGACTTGCGAACATTGCCAAACTCATCATGACAGGGATATCAATGCGGCCATCAATCTCAAAAATGAAGGCTTACGGATATTAGAGTTAGGAACTCGCTCTACTGCCCTTGGAGGGGATCTAAGACGAGGTGGTAGAACTTCAGTTCTATCTAGCGCAGTCCCCAGTGAAGAGGGAAGCCGCTATTGTAATCTTTGA